The window tctctctccttcctccttcctctctcGGAGtactttatgtttcttttttaacaaattgtCGGTCtgccttttcctcctcctcctcctcctcttcggcTCCCCTCGGCGCTCCTTCCCGCTCTTGATCTTCTGCGTTACGCGTCTGTTTCGCGCGCAAGCGTTTCATCGTTTTGCGAAATGAAGGCTTTTTCTCATAAAAGTAATTGCAGGACGGACGGACACCAGCACTTAGTTCTCACCTGTTTGCCGTTCCAGAGTGTGTAAGCTGACGGCAAGCCATTGGTTTCTGATGTTTGTCAGCGCGGCTGCCTTTACGGGCTGCTTTTTGTCTCTGCGCCAACCATAAAGTAAATGgactttaagaaaaaacaagaaggtgTGACTTTATCTGTCAGTGCCGCTTCTTTCAACACACACATGTATGCTGTATACCATATGCTATAAGGCAACAAGAAGTATGTCGCAAGGTGCTGGTGGGTGTGCGTAATAATGATAGGTTTGTCATCATTCATCTGAGTGTGAGGGTGGAAGGGGAATTTTGCCCGTTCCTTTATACAGGATTGATTCATATTTCAACACTTGACACCTGCTTTCAACTGCCacttaacaaacacacaaacaacctcTTCTTCCAGGATAGGGCACAAAGGCACATCCTCATATTTTTGGCCTGAAATTCATcttcaaccatttttttttttttgcaatctgaTATTGTTTGGTACACTGTAGCTTTGTAAGCACGCAGCTTGCAGAGCTTTATAGGCCTAGAAATACACCCAGGCTATGGCTTGAAAGTGCGTCGCAGAAATGTTTGCTATTCCCCAGATTTTAGAgcttatttttagttgtgtgtgCCGCTTGGATCAGATTGAAGTGATTGAATTGTTGATAGACAAACATGTGACAGAGGTGACAGAACAAAAGCAAAGGAGGGGTAGACTGGAAAAGGCTGGGAGGGGTAGTTTAACTTCCTGACTGGCAGAAGTTGTTATTGCACagaagaggagctgcagccaaattaaactggtttaaatttcagctccacGAATGTGAACTCTggctccctctgctggtcacatcagacaaagagagagacacTAAGGAGCTGTAGTTCGAAAGAGTCTGCTCCAGGTATATTGCAATTCTAAAACGCGGGCatgcgctcaatgtaaacaaaccattttcatctgcatactttactaaAAGAAAATACGTACCAACACATCAAAATTGTTGTACTTCTTGATCCCAAAAGGCTCTTCTATGGGCGTCACTATCATTGACCTATTTTCTGCttcacttctgttgtttttgtaggAAAACGTGGTAGATGATATCCGCTCACAAATTTTgctgacagatttttaatttaaggacacatgaACCAACagtatgagaaaaatattgtgcagattttggtTCTAgtttaatgaatattttctgagtGGTCTTCaggacattgcaatgagtaccttttaatctttgtttgttttcctgtctcttTCAGGTGCAACAACCCATCAGTAATAGTTCGTACGGGCTTGAAGCACCCCCTTCCTGCCGAATCTCCTGACTCTCTGAAAAAGCGAAGAATTCACCGCTGCGACTTCTCAGGCTGCAACAAAGTGTACACCAAGAGCTCCCACCTCAAAGCACATCGCAGGACACACACAGGTGAGAGGCCCCGCTTCACAGACGAGCTGCACTTTTCCAGACAcctcttttctcatttttcaaaaaaaatcagtctttaACGAGCCCTGTCTTGTTGCTTCTCTGTGCAGGGGAGAAGCCCTACAAGTGCATGTGGGAAGGCTGCACGTGGAAGTTCGCCCGCTCAGACGAGCTCACGAGACACTTCCGCAAGCACACGGGAGTCAAACCGTTCCAGTGTCCCGACTGCGAACGCAGCTTCTCCCGGTCCGACCACCTGGCTTTGCACAAGAAACGCCACCTCCTGGTGTAAATTCCTCCACCGGACTGCACGAATTTCATCTGAGGGTTAGGGGGGGTTCATTGTTGGACTGAACCACTTGGACTTTAATGGGGTTAAAATAGCCGTTCTTGCTCAGCGGACTCTAACAGGGAGTGGGGAACTGTTCCTCAGGGTGCACATTTTGAACCCTTTCACCTCATTAGAGCAAAGCGTAAGAGCTGGGGTCAGCTTTACTTACTCTCTGCTCCTtctaaaagaaatgtgttttcagtgtcAGACCTCAGATCAGCCGTGGAAGGTTCCAAAAACACCtgtcctttctgtttttacGGGTGGCTGCCGCATCTCAAGCTGGCTTGAGAGCAGCGCCCCCGTGCGGCCGCGGGGGTCAAACTGCACCCATCAAGGCATGGCTCAAGCTCTTCAACATCAGCATCACACATCGCTTCATTTACGCACGCGTGTTATTTGCTCGCTAGgccaataaaatgtgaaactttcCAGAATGTATCATATCACACCCACTGTGCACCGTGTCAAACATGCTTCAGCTTTTCAAAGCACTCTGTTTCCTTCTTCGGCACAGCTACCTGTAACATAACGCTAATTCCTCCGTTTTTTTTAATGGGCCGACACGTTACAGCACCACACACCACATCTGCCTCTTCAAGCTCACATGATGAAGTGATGACAGGTAGCTAACGCTTGCTTCCTCCTACACATGCGGTATGGCGCGCACACACAGCAGAAAAGTGCACTTAATAAAAGCAGCTTAGAGCCTCGGTCTTGTTTATGCTTTTGcatgtaaaaagaaacaaaaaaaaaggtgggacTGTGGGTCTCATTCATTTTTAGAGTGAAGTGTTTATCAAAATTTTCATTCAGAAATGTGAAAGTAGCTTCACAGGGGCATTATCGTATGAGTGATAAGTCACCACTCACTTGGTTTAAGGGTAGAAGAATAAATATGACTTGTGTATTATTAACAAATTTTATatatctgttttggtttttgacatggtagcttttttctttctttctttttctttttatttttttgctgttaggtGACACTTTTATATAGGGAGTTTTGCTCTGAAGCTTGTGGCATTTCAGGAGCAATTATTACGTCGTATTTAAGCCCACTTTGCAGAAAACGTGCTTTGAAATTGAATTTCATTTACCCGCTATGATTGTAATCATAAAGCCACACAGCAGCAGTTGTACTGCGTCTTAATGCCATCGTGATTTTAgagcacaatttttttttacacattttggaGAACGAAATATTTTAAATAGCGTCTTTGTACATCTCCAATGtgcactttatatatatataaatatatatatataataaatgtatataaaacagtatactgtatattattcCCAAAGCCAAAATATTTGCGATCTGTTTCTTTCCGCTGGTCTGATCGATCAGAAACTCTGAGCAGGTGTCATGGTTTGTCATTTTCCAATGCCTCATATATTCACATGTACACAAATACCTATACTGAATGTAGCAACTCAACTGATCTGCGTTTGCTCGTTGATACTCATTACAGTTTTTTGCTTGTATATGTTTTTATATCTATGCAGATGCAGGTTGTGATATAATTGATTTTTTCAACAATGGGcaattaaaggtttttattaagCATGATTTTGATACTCTATATAAACATTTCTATTATTGTTGTCTTTATTAAaccatatttctttttaatctaaGTGGTGGCAATTCAAAGGGAACATGTTAAACTGTGAACATACAACTGTATAGGTTTATTtgcaattttacatttttttaaaaagaatattcaTACCACTCAATAAACCTATTGGTAACATTTGCAGAATGGATTGTTGTGTCtaaagttgtgtgtgtgtgtcccttcCTAAAGCTAAGTTATGCTAAAGCTACAGATGTATGCTCTaggatttaaaattaatatttaaacaccACACATGCAAAGCACACAGtcttcaaatatttttagaatGACACGACTTCTAATTTCAAGTTTTAAGATATTACGACTGCTTTATGTGTTCTTGAGgttaaacatatcaaataatTGACTAAAAATTAACAGTTTCAGCGCTCACATAAAAAAATCGGGCTCGTCCGGGATTTGAACCCGGGACCTCTCGCACCCTAAGCGAGAATCATACCCCTAGACCAACGAGCCACCGTCGATGGCATGTGCATATTTGCACTATATGAGATATGACATAGTCTGCATATTCGACAAGTTTCAGTTTGtgattttgttaaatatgtaaGATGAAATTGGTCGCCTTCACACTAGATAAAGGATAAAAAATTTTAACGTCCTTCTCTGCTCAAACCTTAGAGTTAGTAGCGAACGGGATGCTTCACTCCTAATCACTTTTGATTTCGCTTCCCGTGACTTCATTAGCCCCGCTCAGTGCTTATACTCCTAAACTTATGATTTCATTTGTTCCGAAAAAAGCGAATAAACTTGAAAACAGAATACTACGTCGTAGGTGAGGGTCTTTTACTTTCGCGCAACTTCTTGTGTACCGCAGAGTACTCTTAACGTGGCCGTCGTGATTAGCCGTGTTAGCAGGAGCTGCTCGGGCAGTGAACTATCTTGAGCGTTTTTCATCTCTGGCGCTGTCACGGGCTCGCGGCCTGCCGACGTGGCGGGGCGGAAGAGGAGCCGCTGGCTGGCACCGACCGGGTGAGCTGCACGGTTTGtttctccaaaaacaaaactctgtctTTGAGCTTTACAACTTTCCTCTGAATGAACTGCAGGGACTAAACTGTCTAGAAAGCCAGCTATTACGACGTTCCTAACTAAAGTGCTGAAAATGGCTGCGTGTTACttgttaaaagaaagaaaaaaaaacacttgttatTGATATTTGCTTTAAACTACAGTTCAAATAGTGTTTGTTTCCAGATCGCCTGACGGTGTTGAGAAAGTTgtcctgctttttaaaagttttgaaccACGTtaactgaagcagatttttatttgttgttgacttttttttggtgttaaaattattattttcagatcTAGGGGTCTCTTTATTCTACAGGTacgttttaaaatatttacttaaaatCCAAGTATTAGAAATTCTTATTGCTCCGGGAcacttttaacaaatatttaacgtctgttttgtatttaaaatatatatatattaaatataaaacattgcCTCCTGATAAAGCAAAGCAGTACATTTATCTTGTTGTGCATGTATCTCATCAGAGACAACAAGATGTTAAAGGACTTTTtggctgcaaacaaacaaacaaataaacaaacaaacaaacaagcaaacagaacagTGATTGAAAACATGATGCGacaataataaatgaaatgagTGTACTTACAGGGAGTTACCACAAGATGGCGATGTAGTTCACAAATGGGAAtctctctttttaatttgtaaaaagcgaaaaacccacaaattaggcattcattttttttatataaatgtcaGATATTTTCCAAAAGAGatgcttatttttgttgttgttgttgttgaaagaAGACACTtattgaataaattagtttcttttgtttgctctgTTAATTTCCCACATAGATTATTGCAAAGAAGAccaagtttaaaaagttgttatATTACTGAGCAGCTATTGTAATCACTTTATGTCCATTTACTGAGGAGCTACAAACAGTACAATctgaagagaaaatgtttcatgTACAGTAGTGGTGGCTAAGTATTCAACTTTTACCCTAATTATATGGTGAACGTGTTTGCaaactctctttttttacactgaTGTATTGATTCAAGTGTTTACAGTTACTCAATCTGGGTTGAGCTCATGTTTTGCAattctgtcattatttttgtGCTTACATGTAGAGTTGAGTAAGTCAGGATGTCTTTGCTCCCACAGAAACTCTTACTTTcgcttctttctctctttctcgaatatttaaaatctaaaacagatGAGTAATAGCTCCCCTTACAGATATCCACCCTCCTCTTAGATCACCATGTCCCAGGATGCCCCCTCTGATGCGGAGCCCCGTACCGACAGCGGGCCTCCATCTGTGGGCCCTCCCCACGCCGACCCTGTTCCCTGTCAGGATGTTCCGACGCCACCCGAACAGTCATCCGCTCCActgccgcctcctcctcctcctgccgcACCTGAGGCTGTCGACCTTCCACGGTCCACCGAGCAGGCGGCGGTGGAGGACACCGACGCCAAAAGTGATGCTTCAGAGAGCGAGGCGGGGCCCCCCGCTGAGGGTCAGGTGACTGAATGCGACCAAGCAGTGAGCCTGGAGCCGGAGGCAGATGGttcagaggaggaggtgaaggttTGTGCCTCGAGTTTCTGTCAACGTAATTTGAGTTCATAAATGTGTGATGCTCTGCAGCAGGCTTAGGAGAATTATATCCTCTGTATATTCAAATGCTTATTTTTATCTATCAGGACACAGTGAAACTAAtctggtctttatcaggttctaaaattattcaactcAAACatcaagtgtacaaaaatacTCAACAGATTCTGCTgtgacattatttattaaacaaaaaggaaaataaaataaaaaagatgtgtGTGATAAAGATAAACCCACCTCATGATTCAGAAGCTTGTAGAACCAAGTTTAGCAGCAAATACTCtcaaaaatagtttttcatATGATTTTATCAGTTCCTCTCGTGGTTGTGGAGATATTTTGGCCCATTCTTCTTTCCGATGTTGCCTCAgctcattgaggtttgcagacatttgtttctgctcagctctcttatTGTTCCCACAGCCTTTCAATCAGGtggaggttctggactttgactgcaTCGTTGCAGCATctccattcttttctttttcagccgttctgttgtagattagctttggggtcattgttctgtttcatgaCCCAGTTCGGTCCGATCCTCAGCTGTCAGACAAacggcctcacatttgactcgtTAATATTtaggtctacagaggagttcagggtCGACTgaaaggagcccaaaccatcagccctccaccgccgtgctgacagttTGTGCTGATAGAACATGTTTGGTTTACAGTAAACATGgagctgtgcattatgggtaatcATCTCTACTTTGCATTGATATAGAAATCTTGTgcttcattcagatgaaactttacaaacctccacgttgtttttagagagaagagacTTTCTCCTGGTAAACCTTCCAACAAGCCaagttcagtctttttctaatggttctgtcatgacctttaacctttaaccttctaactgaggcctgtagagcccatgtttttaactgcagtttctctgagcattgcacggtctgaccttggggtgaagtTGTTGGGTCGTCCACTCTTGGCagttgtcttaaatgttttccagttgtgaataatctttctcaccgtagaatgatggactctgaattatttggaaatgacctttaaccctccccagactgatgggcagtcgcttctctaaggtcattgtgttaacacacacctccAGTGctccagtgttttaaaaagtctgttatcaaattggttttaaaacctgaaatatATATGTAAACTGAGGCAGatgagtttctttttcatttgatcttttttcaccttttcatAGACTAAACAGTAAGCTTACATTAAAACTTATTAATGCGTGACTGCTgccagaaaaatgtttttaaagtaatacGGTGATGTGTGTACTGTTCTTGTGTGTGCAGATGTCCCTCCAGCAGGAGGAAAAAGGTTGGGGAGGCTGGAGTTCATGGGGGAAATCTCTCCTGAGCAGTGCTACCTCCACTGTTGGTACGTCCTTATGCCTTGTTTTCGAGGTTATTGTTAGGTAACGCAGCAGGACGTCGCCTGATTGGGACTCAGAACAACAACCTTCAACATTTTGTTCCTGATGTGGTTGGACTCCATGTCTGATAGACATATAAACGGTCCTCTACACGCACTCCATCCTCACGTTTCTGTGTGCAGGGCAGGGCCTGACCTCCGTTAAGGTGAAGGCTGGGGAGGCTCTTCGCCTTCACAGGACCTCAGTAGGCGAGGAGGCgcaagaagaggaggaggaggaggagagaacaGAGGAGAAGGAAgcggaaggaggaggaagaggaggaggagaaggtggtGGAGATGCTGAACTGTCCAGCTCAGAGGAGTCTCCATCGTcaagagctgctgctgatgcagCACCGAGCCGAGGTGTTTTCTCTTCAATCACACATGCTGTGCAGAACACTGtgagtgaacacacacacacacactgtgaaaCCTGACATATATACTGTAAATCCACTTTAGTCGGCCGTAAATTCATAACAGATGTTGATTTGGCACAACTTAGTAGTTTGATTGTGTTCACACTGTTACATTACACAACAGTCTGAGCTGTCCAAGTCTCAAAGAGGAAAGGTGGGGACTGCTGGTGACTAGTTGATGACCAGAAATTGTGCGGAAATATGTGAATTTTccgttgcagtctcactgaccTCTGAGTACTTGAGCAGCAAGCCACGAGGCAGCGTTTTgaacagccagtttttgaaaatcactgctttttgtgtgtgtgtgtgtgtgtgtgcacgtcctgcaaaactgcattcatgGTCGTGCAGATTATTTAGCTGCCCACCTCGGCTCGTTTTgttcccaccttggcagccgctCCCACGTTTATTCAGTCTGCTGGAGTAAACTTTTGATATGAAGGATATttgcctcggatgttttctgtcggAGGAGAGTCAAAATACGTACAGAGACAAGATGGAGACGCCTGCGACTTAAAACTAGACACTTCACGGCCTGGTTAGACAAACAGAAAGTCTCTGAACCAGGAAATGTTCGGTCTAAAATGCCGACTTTGTTATGTGCAGTAACAATAAATGCAAATCGGtcacaaaaatttaaataaaagtagaaaaagcgCAGTTGGTTTCTTCTtaattttggtttatttcttgGTGACTTGGAGGATTAATTAAAATGcttgttaaaatatgtttaaccAGAAtcggaacaaaaacacacatttataaatatgaattaaaatctgtttaatattttgacttaatttttcagtattttaaaatgtgtttgtctctgAATTATTGTAATGTCGCCTGTCAAAATCTGAGCTTTGTTTAAATTCGTATAtcttttccaccattttcactttttaaatgaatttcttTAAACCGTTTTGATTAAACTGAGCCTCCAAAATCTGCCTCTCTTTGtcccttcttctgtttttgtcccaaCAGGGTAAGTCAGTCATCAGTGGAGGTCTCGATGCCTTGGAGTTCATCGGAAAGAAGACCATGACTGTTCTGGCAGAAAGTGACCCCGGTTTTAAGAAGACTAAGACCCTGATGCAGAAGACTGCCTCTCTGAGCCAGGCATGCTGACGCACACTTGCGTTCACAAACTCAACAATAAGGAAACCTGCAGCTTATAGTTTCTCTCTAAGCtgatgttttgctgattttttccAGATGCTGAGGGAAGCGAAGGAGAAGGAGCGTGCACGTCTGAGCAGCCAGCTGATCGGCGCACCCACAGCTCACTACGGGATTCTTTTTGATGACTTCCAGGGCTTGTCGCACCTCGAGGCCCTGGAGATCCTGTCCAACGAGAGCGAGGCGAAGGTACGAGCTCAAACCCCGAGCCTTGGATGAGAAACACGCTCTGATTGCACGCAGAGCACATCATGCTGTCTGTGTGCTCCTAGGTCCAAgccttcctctcctccctggTGGAagaagagcaggaggaggtgaaggaggagctcATCTTCATCAAAGACATTTTCATcaagcagcaggaagaagaggGAGAGGAGACCGGAGGACAGACGAAGGATAATGGTGATCTAAGTTCCCAAATACACTGTTCTACCCCTTTATGTGAGTGATCCAAACCGGACGGAGGTGGGTGCAGTCCCTGAGCACTGACCCGGGATCAGGTGGTCTGTGGCAGACTTTGACAAAGGGACACGTAGTGAGAGGAGAGACACCTGAATCTGAGCTTTTCTGTCACTTCGGTCGGATATTTCAGAGGATCAGAGATGAGGGTTGAAACggatggttttaaaaaaaaaagttagatcTTAGCTCACCaattgaaacaaacattttttacttcACTTGACCTGGAGCAGCAGAAACCTGCCCTGTCCTCGTGTCATGATGTATCAATTAGCCTCAACATTAAATCCACCATAACATTTATTTCATCACTAGGCAACATCcggttttaaacttttagcagCACATCTTCTTCCAGCAGACCAAGCACTTTatatcgccttgttgctgaaaagtgctatataaataaatttgacttgacttgacttgacctACCTAAAGGTATGGTTCAGCTCTTTCAAAGTGGGTTTTTtatgaaaaggttatgaatacTTAGTgttttacctgttgcagatagctctttgaatgacctcagtttggaaaaatagagattaattctgaccggactgacagTAACAGCTAATCAGAGCAGAGCCAGGACCAAAAGTGGGTTGCTGTCGTCTCAAAGCAACTCCAATCTGAAAAATTTCACAAATAACGTGTGGCATAATATGTGTATTAAGAGAAGTGTTcataaaaacactaattttttaaaacacattataaaCCCTaacactgccatcagttttacattacacagttttttcagcaaaaatgttACAATACTCCTGCCAGAAGTGACCCATGGCTGctctggaagtgctacagctagctgctactgtttgcacttgcaaataatcatagATTTCTGTATAAAAACAGTATTGAGAAAAATTGACAGCAGGCTGAAAggttataaaacagcatttgtatGAACCccatcacttttttaaaattatagtgTATTGGtcttgctcagactagccatcagctcatcagtccaatTGGAATTAAACTCTTCATCCAAGCTGAGGTGGTTTAAAGAGTGACGTCTAcgtacaacatgtaagatatttattattgataacctttctacagagcCCCTCTTCAAAAAGGcctgaattatccctttaacGTCAGGCAGGTGTGGTGGTGCTCATATCCTAGAATCACAGTAACTActgtgaagttatttttttatccagagtcgtctgagctgaaggtttttctttgtccCAGTCCTGTAACTCCTACATGATGCTGTTTGTGGCGTCATGTTGTTGCTCTCAGCCTGGATTTTAAAGTCTTCGTGGTTCTGTGTCTCATCATTTTCCCCGTTCGTGAaagaagtaaaaatacaaaGCTCCTATTGTATCTTTGGGCAAACCTAAATTATTCAGAGTTCAGCAAAAGCTCAGATTATCTTAAACCTTTTGTGGAAGTGATTATTTTCCCTCCTGATTATCTGAAGAACTcggagagaaaagaaatggtTTTGCCACAACGAATCGCACGCTGAGGTGGCGGTGAGTTTGAACACGTCCCACCAGCCTCGTGTCACGTTACGTTTTAAACACGAAGCGTGTGACGGGCGCCTTCGGGGACTGTCACAGTTCCCAGTAGGGACCCGGGAGGGGTGAACCAGTCCTGATCCAGCATCAGTGTTCAGGGGCCGATGACAAACTCGCAGCAGAAACGATCAAGACACTGAATGTGCATGGGTCAT of the Kryptolebias marmoratus isolate JLee-2015 linkage group LG3, ASM164957v2, whole genome shotgun sequence genome contains:
- the fam114a1 gene encoding protein NOXP20 isoform X1, whose protein sequence is MSQDAPSDAEPRTDSGPPSVGPPHADPVPCQDVPTPPEQSSAPLPPPPPPAAPEAVDLPRSTEQAAVEDTDAKSDASESEAGPPAEGQVTECDQAVSLEPEADGSEEEVKMSLQQEEKGWGGWSSWGKSLLSSATSTVGQGLTSVKVKAGEALRLHRTSVGEEAQEEEEEEERTEEKEAEGGGRGGGEGGGDAELSSSEESPSSRAAADAAPSRGVFSSITHAVQNTGKSVISGGLDALEFIGKKTMTVLAESDPGFKKTKTLMQKTASLSQMLREAKEKERARLSSQLIGAPTAHYGILFDDFQGLSHLEALEILSNESEAKVQAFLSSLVEEEQEEVKEELIFIKDIFIKQQEEEGEETGGQTKDNGDLSSQIHCSTPLSADGEEFVSVLTELLFELHVAATPDKLNKARMRAHEWVNKVEQPVTTETVVKETQDKPGGEVSYGESKEEEKKKDGGKEEEKAAESDPRSVEVVYLSSVGSLAEVTARSIEQLHKVAELILHGQELEKPAREQAQILARLTCAMCKEVDCLAKRFSDTLLLVGAQKKAEELNPLVDSVLQEGTNSTDYIHNAFQLLLPVLQISHIQSQHCQPAAEPAAQLQL
- the fam114a1 gene encoding protein NOXP20 isoform X2 → MSQDAPSDAEPRTDSGPPSVGPPHADPVPCQDVPTPPEQSSAPLPPPPPPAAPEAVDLPRSTEQAAVEDTDAKSDASESEAGPPAEGQVTECDQAVSLEPEADGSEEEVKMSLQQEEKGWGGWSSWGKSLLSSATSTVGQGLTSVKVKAGEALRLHRTSVGEEAQEEEEEEERTEEKEAEGGGRGGGEGGGDAELSSSEESPSSRAAADAAPSRGVFSSITHAVQNTGKSVISGGLDALEFIGKKTMTVLAESDPGFKKTKTLMQKTASLSQMLREAKEKERARLSSQLIGAPTAHYGILFDDFQGLSHLEALEILSNESEAKVQAFLSSLVEEEQEEVKEELIFIKDIFIKQQEEEGEETGGQTKDNAADGEEFVSVLTELLFELHVAATPDKLNKARMRAHEWVNKVEQPVTTETVVKETQDKPGGEVSYGESKEEEKKKDGGKEEEKAAESDPRSVEVVYLSSVGSLAEVTARSIEQLHKVAELILHGQELEKPAREQAQILARLTCAMCKEVDCLAKRFSDTLLLVGAQKKAEELNPLVDSVLQEGTNSTDYIHNAFQLLLPVLQISHIQSQHCQPAAEPAAQLQL